From Linepithema humile isolate Giens D197 chromosome 8, Lhum_UNIL_v1.0, whole genome shotgun sequence, one genomic window encodes:
- the TM9SF2 gene encoding transmembrane 9 superfamily member 2 isoform X2, with the protein MGTATTATAVFYTVLCVLYGASAFYLPGLAPVNYCKTGETTSTCKSDVKLYVNRLNTEKYVIPYEYSHFDFCTVEDGQSPVENLGQVVFGERIRPSPYKLEFLKDVKCVEACTKQYTGGDEMAEKRLQLLRKGIAVNYQHHWIVDNMPVTWCYQLEDERQYCSTGFPMGCYSKDSRSQQDTCTIHGPPYNKPKTYYLFNHVNLTITYHSGATEEWGTSFKENGGRIISVKVVPHSIKHTGTALKDSDCENQTPLEIPANELASGQTLQVRYTYSVKFVKNNTIKWSSRWDYILESMPHTNIQWFSILNSLIIVLFLSGMVAMIMLRTLHKDIARYNQIESGEDAQEEFGWKLVHGDVFRPPRKGMLLSVLLGSGVQVFFMVLVTLAFACLGFLSPANRGALMTCAMVLYVCLGTTAGYVAARIYKSFGGEKWKSNVLLTSMLSPGIVFSLFFIMNLIFWVNGSSAAVPFSTLIALLALWLGVSVPLTFIGAYFGFKKRALEHPVRTNQIPRQIPEQNFYTQPIPGVIMGGVLPFGCIFIQLFFILNSLWSSQVYYMFGFLFLVFLILVITCSETTILLCYFHLCAEDYHWWWRSFLTSGFTAAYLLIYCIHFFITKLDIEGATSTFLYFGYTFIMVYLFFLLTGSIGFFACFWFVRKIYSVVKVD; encoded by the exons ATGGGAACGGCGACGACTGCGACGGCAGTCTTTTATACTGTTCTCTGTGTACTGTACGGTGCCTCGGCGTTCTATTTGCCCGGCCTGGCACCCGTCAATTACTGCAAAACCGGCGAGACTACGTCAACGTGCAAG tCTGATGTCAAGTTATATGTGAACCGACTAAACACAGAGAAATATGTCATACCATATGAATATAGTCa TTTTGACTTCTGCACAGTGGAAGATGGACAATCTCCAGTTGAGAATTTGGGACAAGTTGTGTTTGGAGAACGGATACGTCCGTCTCCATACAAA TTGGAATTCTTGAAAGATGTCAAATGTGTTGAAGCTTGCACAAAACAATATACAGGAGGTGATGAGATGGCTGAGAAGAGGTTGCAATTATTAAGGAAAGGAATAGCAGTCAATTATCAACATCACTGGATTGTTG ATAATATGCCAGTAACATGGTGTTATCAGCTGGAAGATGAGCGACAGTATTGTAGCACTGGCTTCCCCATGGGTTGTTATTCCAAGGACTCTAGATCTCAGCAAGACACTTGTACTATACAT GGTCCTCCATATAACAAACCGAAAACTTATTACTTATTCAATCATGTGAATCTCACTATAACTTACCACAGTGGTGCCACAGAAGAATGGGGAACATCTTTTAAAGAAAACGGTGGTCGTATCATAT ctgTGAAAGTAGTGCCTCATAGTATTAAACATACCGGTACAGCTCTGAAAGATTCAGATTGTGAAAATCAGACACCATTAGAAATACCAGCCAATGAGCTCGCATCCGGACAAACGCTCCAAGTGAGGTATACGTATTCCGTGAAATTTGTG aaaaataacacAATCAAATGGTCATCAAGATGGGATTACATCTTAGAATCGATGCCGCACACGAATATTCAATGGTTTAGTATTCTTAATTCGCTGATTATTGTTCTGTTTCTCTCTGGCATGGTGGCCATGATAATGCTTCGCACTCTGCACAAAGACATCGCGCGATATAATCAG ATAGAATCAGGAGAGGATGCACAAGAGGAATTTGGATGGAAATTGGTACACGGCGATGTATTCCGCCCTCCGCGTAAAGGAATGTTGCTTTCAGTTTTGCTTGGATCCGGTGTTCAAGTGTTTTTCATGGTGTTGGTTACGTTAG cATTTGCCTGCCTGGGTTTTCTTTCGCCTGCTAATAGAGGCGCGCTGATGACTTGTGCGATGGTGTTGTACGTTTGTCTGGGAACAACTGCGGGATACGTTGCTGCTCGGATATATAAGAGTTTCGGCGGAGAGAAATGGAAGTCCAACGTACTACTCACATCCATGCTCAGTCCTGG aatCGTATTCAGTTTATTCTTCATAATGAACTTAATATTCTGGGTGAATGGAAGCTCAGCCGCAGTACCTTTCAGTACTCTGATTGCGCTTCTGGCACTGTGGCTTGGAGTGTCTGTACCGTTGACCTTTATCGGCGCCTATTTTGGTTTTAAGAAAAGG GCTTTGGAGCATCCGGTGCGAACGAATCAGATACCACGACAAATACCGGAGCAAAATTTCTACACGCAGCCAATACCTGGAGTCATCATGGGTGGTGTCTTGCCGTTCGGttgcatatttatacaattattctttatacTTAATTCCCTTTG GTCAAGCCAAGTGTACTACATGTttggatttctttttttggttTTTCTTATACTCGTCATCACATGTTCCGAAACGACGATTCTACTCTGTTATTTCCATCTTTGTGCGGAG GATTATCACTGGTGGTGGCGCAGTTTTCTCACGTCAGGCTTTACTGCTGCCTActtgttaatttattgtatacacTTCTTCATAACTAAATTAGACATTGAAGGCGCCACTTCTACGTTCCTATATTTCGGATATACGTTTATCATGGTTTACTTATTCTTCCTTCTGACAG GTTCCATTGGTTTCTTCGCCTGTTTTTGGTTTGTGCGTAAGATTTATAGTGTTGTGAAGgttgattaa
- the TM9SF2 gene encoding transmembrane 9 superfamily member 2 isoform X1 yields the protein MGTATTATAVFYTVLCVLYGASAFYLPGLAPVNYCKTGETTSTCKSDVKLYVNRLNTEKYVIPYEYSHFDFCTVEDGQSPVENLGQVVFGERIRPSPYKLEFLKDVKCVEACTKQYTGGDEMAEKRLQLLRKGIAVNYQHHWIVDNMPVTWCYQLEDERQYCSTGFPMGCYSKDSRSQQDTCTIHGPPYNKPKTYYLFNHVNLTITYHSGATEEWGTSFKENGGRIISVKVVPHSIKHTGTALKDSDCENQTPLEIPANELASGQTLQVRYTYSVKFVKNNTIKWSSRWDYILESMPHTNIQWFSILNSLIIVLFLSGMVAMIMLRTLHKDIARYNQAYFQIESGEDAQEEFGWKLVHGDVFRPPRKGMLLSVLLGSGVQVFFMVLVTLAFACLGFLSPANRGALMTCAMVLYVCLGTTAGYVAARIYKSFGGEKWKSNVLLTSMLSPGIVFSLFFIMNLIFWVNGSSAAVPFSTLIALLALWLGVSVPLTFIGAYFGFKKRALEHPVRTNQIPRQIPEQNFYTQPIPGVIMGGVLPFGCIFIQLFFILNSLWSSQVYYMFGFLFLVFLILVITCSETTILLCYFHLCAEDYHWWWRSFLTSGFTAAYLLIYCIHFFITKLDIEGATSTFLYFGYTFIMVYLFFLLTGSIGFFACFWFVRKIYSVVKVD from the exons ATGGGAACGGCGACGACTGCGACGGCAGTCTTTTATACTGTTCTCTGTGTACTGTACGGTGCCTCGGCGTTCTATTTGCCCGGCCTGGCACCCGTCAATTACTGCAAAACCGGCGAGACTACGTCAACGTGCAAG tCTGATGTCAAGTTATATGTGAACCGACTAAACACAGAGAAATATGTCATACCATATGAATATAGTCa TTTTGACTTCTGCACAGTGGAAGATGGACAATCTCCAGTTGAGAATTTGGGACAAGTTGTGTTTGGAGAACGGATACGTCCGTCTCCATACAAA TTGGAATTCTTGAAAGATGTCAAATGTGTTGAAGCTTGCACAAAACAATATACAGGAGGTGATGAGATGGCTGAGAAGAGGTTGCAATTATTAAGGAAAGGAATAGCAGTCAATTATCAACATCACTGGATTGTTG ATAATATGCCAGTAACATGGTGTTATCAGCTGGAAGATGAGCGACAGTATTGTAGCACTGGCTTCCCCATGGGTTGTTATTCCAAGGACTCTAGATCTCAGCAAGACACTTGTACTATACAT GGTCCTCCATATAACAAACCGAAAACTTATTACTTATTCAATCATGTGAATCTCACTATAACTTACCACAGTGGTGCCACAGAAGAATGGGGAACATCTTTTAAAGAAAACGGTGGTCGTATCATAT ctgTGAAAGTAGTGCCTCATAGTATTAAACATACCGGTACAGCTCTGAAAGATTCAGATTGTGAAAATCAGACACCATTAGAAATACCAGCCAATGAGCTCGCATCCGGACAAACGCTCCAAGTGAGGTATACGTATTCCGTGAAATTTGTG aaaaataacacAATCAAATGGTCATCAAGATGGGATTACATCTTAGAATCGATGCCGCACACGAATATTCAATGGTTTAGTATTCTTAATTCGCTGATTATTGTTCTGTTTCTCTCTGGCATGGTGGCCATGATAATGCTTCGCACTCTGCACAAAGACATCGCGCGATATAATCAG GCCTACTTCCAGATAGAATCAGGAGAGGATGCACAAGAGGAATTTGGATGGAAATTGGTACACGGCGATGTATTCCGCCCTCCGCGTAAAGGAATGTTGCTTTCAGTTTTGCTTGGATCCGGTGTTCAAGTGTTTTTCATGGTGTTGGTTACGTTAG cATTTGCCTGCCTGGGTTTTCTTTCGCCTGCTAATAGAGGCGCGCTGATGACTTGTGCGATGGTGTTGTACGTTTGTCTGGGAACAACTGCGGGATACGTTGCTGCTCGGATATATAAGAGTTTCGGCGGAGAGAAATGGAAGTCCAACGTACTACTCACATCCATGCTCAGTCCTGG aatCGTATTCAGTTTATTCTTCATAATGAACTTAATATTCTGGGTGAATGGAAGCTCAGCCGCAGTACCTTTCAGTACTCTGATTGCGCTTCTGGCACTGTGGCTTGGAGTGTCTGTACCGTTGACCTTTATCGGCGCCTATTTTGGTTTTAAGAAAAGG GCTTTGGAGCATCCGGTGCGAACGAATCAGATACCACGACAAATACCGGAGCAAAATTTCTACACGCAGCCAATACCTGGAGTCATCATGGGTGGTGTCTTGCCGTTCGGttgcatatttatacaattattctttatacTTAATTCCCTTTG GTCAAGCCAAGTGTACTACATGTttggatttctttttttggttTTTCTTATACTCGTCATCACATGTTCCGAAACGACGATTCTACTCTGTTATTTCCATCTTTGTGCGGAG GATTATCACTGGTGGTGGCGCAGTTTTCTCACGTCAGGCTTTACTGCTGCCTActtgttaatttattgtatacacTTCTTCATAACTAAATTAGACATTGAAGGCGCCACTTCTACGTTCCTATATTTCGGATATACGTTTATCATGGTTTACTTATTCTTCCTTCTGACAG GTTCCATTGGTTTCTTCGCCTGTTTTTGGTTTGTGCGTAAGATTTATAGTGTTGTGAAGgttgattaa
- the LOC105670549 gene encoding apoptotic chromatin condensation inducer in the nucleus, producing MRRKSERNKAKGSPEKKVEKPTRKSTRRRGRRSPSTSSEQDTFVEDAKSAIQVKEIEQKETSMQTRLQSKELEQTSQGREEKIYPSEIDIKVDSPEDEEDNGGSVWKVARADASPGEIQKLKLCRQRNTSEASSDTAPSSRKTVKSSGKWQESGEGIAEEADSADEQLVSCTRTLSSAEQPNDPSSSYPGQDSNEEVSDSKEILPETTSANLLSDDKPNIDQHGESNEANCAAQIVDSEPGKPGSTTAASSPSPNGDDTCEKTATAVTEVKEEKSAEDIIEKPTETEFSKETSVENVANRDTSSEDEDDKVKTHRPADSSSESNDESRLKSSRASSDQASPRTIRRKPRSKYRDSSNSETPDSEDEPIERKVVSEPYAEEEEEEKQSTECSQENKEQSASPERTNSHSNNVEKVEIEQCETVPDKSEESTNEKSEQIAPVSTQTVVHKPVKVNLKRSFSARILSEKNEVKRDDADASVDNESSNQNKENGSEQEPKCVPRKRRWGTALSTDTTPSFSISTDSLKALVPGAKPLSINEVRLSKDDDEDRDRHRSNDKRHNSNDSTNDSKVTEENLQKNGAAKKGNAKVDNHLATRRKISIVKEVAHVKSPSPPASKPTNILLIKNLVRPFTLNQIKELLSRTGTIVENGFWMDRIKSKCIVEYSNEDQAFETRQALHGISWPMSNPKKLHVEYATSEDMETARESSKEQPIARKAELLSSSDAWQQDWVRDEKTNTTKVTVVREWDLGKEDGPQHIREKERDKKEQDKKRRARSRSPTLDAHLSAPARKFKKKEDDPPPAKLLDDLFRKTKATPCIYWLPLTNEQIVVKEEMRRQHMAEHARRLEEMRRADRNRDGRRRRSPRK from the exons ATGAGGCGCAAGAGCGAAAGGAACAAAGCTAAAGGATCTCCTGAGAAAAAAGTTGAGAAACCGACAAGGAAATCGACACGTAGGCGTGGCAGAAGATCGCCTTCTACTTCATCTGAACAAGATACTTTCGTCGAGGATGCTAAGAGTGCCATTCAAGTCAAAGAGATCGAACAAAAAGAGACAAGCATGCAGACGCGCCTGCAGAGCAAAGAATTGGAGCAGACATCACAAGGACGTGAGGAGAAAATATACCCTAGTGAGATAGACATAAAAGTGGATTCACCGGAAGACGAGGAGGACAACGGCGGCTCCGTGTGGAAAGTGGCGAGGGCGGATGCGTCGCCCGGCGAAATACAGAAGCTGAAACTATGTAGGCAGCGCAACACGTCAGAAGCATCATCAGACACAGCACCGTCGAGTAGGAAAACTGTCAAGTCAAGTGGCAAGTGGCAAGAAAGTGGTGAGGGCATTGCAGAGGAGGCTGACTCGGCAGATGAGCAACTGGTTTCTTGTACAAGAACGCTCAGTAGCGCTGAACAGCCGAACGATCCCTCCTCTTCATACCCAGGTCAGGACTCCAACGAAGAGGTAAGTGATAGCAAGGAGATCCTGCCTGAAACCACTTCAGCCAACTTGTTGTCTGACGATAAACCAAACATAGATCAGCATGGTGAATCAAATGAGGCAAATTGCGCTGCCCAAATCGTTGATAGCGAACCTGGTAAGCCGGGTAGCACGACAGCCGCATCATCTCCTAGCCCAAATGGTGATGATACTTGCGAGAAGACTGCCACCGCTGTCACGGAAGTTAAGGAAGAAAAATCTGCAGAAGACATCATCGAAAAGCCAACGGAAACGGAATTTAGCAAAGAGACTAGTGTAGAAAACGTAGCTAATAGAGATACGAGTAGCGAGGATGAGGACGATAAAGTGAAAACGCATCGTCCGGCGGATTCGTCATCCGAATCGAATGACGAGTCTCGTCTTAAAAGTAGCAGAGCAAGTAGCGACCAAGCGTCGCCACGCACGATTCGTAGGAAACCTCGTAGTAAATACAGAGACTCGTCTAATTCAGAGACACCAGATTCCGAGGATGAACCTATTGAAAGAAAAGTAGTCTCTGAGCCTTACGccgaagaggaggaagaggagaaacAAAGTACGGAATGTTCGCAAGAGAATAAGGAACAATCGGCGTCACCGGAAAGAACCAACTCTCACTCGAACAATGTAGAAAAAGTGGAGATCGAGCAATGCGAAACTGTTCCGGATAAATCGGAGGAAAGTACGAATGAAAAGTCGGAACAGATTGCACCGGTCAGCACCCAGACGGTCGTTCACAAACCTGTTAAAGTCAATTTGAAGAGATCATT ctCGGCAAGaatattatctgaaaaaaatgaagTGAAAAGAGACGATGCCGATGCAAGTGTTGATAATGAATCTAGTAATCAAAATAAg GAAAATGGCAGTGAACAAGAACCAAAATGTGTGCCAAGGAAACGTCGATGGGGAACGGCACTTTCTACAGATACAACGCCTTCATTCTCTATCTCAACTGATTCACTCAAG gCCTTGGTACCAGGTGCAAAGCCATTATCTATCAATGAAGTTCGTCTTTCGaaagacgacgacgaggatAGAGATCGTCATAGGAGTAACGACAAGCGGCACAATTCCAACGATAGTACAAACGATAGTAAGGTGACGGAGGAAAACTTGCAGAAGAATGGTGCTGCTAAAAAGGGAAATGCAAAAGTGGATAATCACCTCG CAACGAGGCGAAAGATATCGATCGTGAAGGAAGTAGCACATGTAAAATCGCCGAGTCCACCAGCGTCTAAACCTACTAATATCCTCTTAATCAAGAATCTGGTTCGCCCCTTCACGCTAAATCAGATTAAAGAGCTTCTTTCGCGTACCGGCACCATCGTGGAAAACGGATTCTGGATGGATCGAATTAAGTCCAAATGCATCGTCGAG TATTCCAACGAGGACCAGGCCTTCGAGACGAGACAAGCGCTTCACGGGATCTCCTGGCCGATGTCAAATCCGAAGAAGCTTCACGTAGAGTACGCCACAAGCGAGGATATGGAAACTGCTCGGGAATCATCCAAGGAACAACCGATTGCTCGCAAAGCTGAGCTACTATCATCGTCGGATGCATGGCAGCAGGATTGGGTTCGCGATGAAAAGACTAATACAACCAAA GTAACCGTGGTGAGAGAGTGGGACTTGGGCAAGGAGGACGGTCCGCAGCACATCAGGGAGAAAGAGCGCGACAAGAAGGAGCAGGACAAGAAGCGACGAGCGAGGAGTCGGAGCCCAACGTTGGACGCGCACCTATCGGCACCAGCTCGTAAGTTCAAGAAGAAGGAGGACGATCCGCCGCCGGCTAAGCTCCTGGACGATCTCTTCAGAAAGACGAAGGCAACACCTTGCATATACTGGTTGCCACTTACAAATGAGCAG ATAGTAGTAAAGGAAGAGATGCGGCGACAACACATGGCGGAACATGCGCGTAGGTTAGAAGAGATGAGACGTGCCGACCGAAATAGGGACGGCCGACGTCGGCGCAGTCCAAGAAAATAG
- the NP15.6 gene encoding NADH dehydrogenase [ubiquinone] 1 beta subcomplex subunit 11, mitochondrial has protein sequence MAALFRMNCAQGLRRGLALMTPKETTVYRRITTTPRCYDNSKEQTQPVKRKWVSYGFDNEDEALDRHSLHQTMFVVVTIVIVLGSTVFAYLPDVRGKDWAQREAYLRLRHREENGLPLIDPNLIDPSKIILPTDEELGDTEIII, from the coding sequence ATGGCAGCGTTATTTCGTATGAATTGCGCGCAAGGTCTGCGTAGGGGGTTAGCTCTAATGACACCCAAGGAGACGACGGTATATCGCAGGATAACAACGACACCACGATGTTACGACAATAGTAAAGAGCAAACGCAACCTGTCAAGAGAAAATGGGTTAGTTATGGTTTTGACAACGAAGACGAGGCATTGGATCGTCACTCCTTACATCAGACAATGTTTGTCGTTGTAACTATAGTCATTGTGCTTGGAAGCACCGTGTTTGCTTATCTGCCTGATGTCAGAGGCAAGGATTGGGCGCAACGAGAAGCATACCTGCGGCTTCGCCATAGAGAGGAAAATGGACTTCCTCTCATTGATCCCAATCTAATTGATCCGTCTAAAATAATTCTGCCAACCGACGAGGAGTTGGGTGATACAGAGATCATTATTTAA
- the Grasp65 gene encoding Golgi reassembly-stacking protein 2, with protein MGSSHSVEIPGGGTEGYHVLRVQEGSPGQQAGLEAFFDFIVAIGSTRLDQDNDTLKELLKAGVNKELIITVYSSKTQSVRRTKIVPSVTWGGQGLLGVSIRFCSFEGANENVWHVLEVHPSSPAELAGLRPFTDYIIGADSILHESEDLFTLIEAHEARPLKLYVYNTKDDSCREVTITPNNTWGGEGSLGCGIGYGYLHRIPVRSVPEHKPVNSYANTTVVQTVMQTQPATTVSVTTTAEETKPIISAPPALPIQPSYTVAIDSSTKNVNNEQEGISTQNISGPSTQVQAASQVNFASTAGGYAPINTAPHMFSNQPTTNFTSGTYQVTPSIPGMPTIPLIPTTLSTNITNPYEAATAPLGSINFPGQQREQNPLHGVTAINVPGLQKEQNPIHGVTAINVPMQREQNPVHSATVATGFNVPQSHIVTTPISLPGLPPITVSASLPNPSFYPSVLPEQNQLPPGINTTTVAPTLPSSTTTQ; from the exons ATGGGATCATCTCACAGCGTGGAAATACCGGGAGGCGGTACAGAAGGTTATCATGTATTGAGG GTTCAAGAAGGCTCTCCTGGACAACAAGCAGGGCTTGAAGcctttttcgattttattgtGGCAATTGGGAGTACTCGTCTG GACCAAGATAATGATACCTTGAAAGAACTTTTGAAAGCTGgtgtaaataaagaattaattatcacGGTATACAGTAGCAAAACACAATCTGTAAGAAGGACAAAGATTGTACCAAGTGTGACATGGGGTGGACAAGGACTGCTAGGTGTTAGTATACGTTTCTGTTCGTTTGAAGGAGCCAATGAAAATGTCTGGCATGTACTT GAAGTTCATCCATCGTCTCCTGCAGAATTAGCTGGTTTACGACCGTTTACTGATTACATTATCGGAGCAGATTCCATTCTTCACGAAAGCGAGGACTTATTCACTTTAATAGAAGCGCATGAGGCACGGCctttaaaattgtatgtatataacacTAAGGATGACTCCTGCAGAGAAGTGACTATCACACCTAATAATACTTGGGGCGGAGAAGGAAG CTTAGGATGTGGAATTGGATATGGGTATCTACACAGAATACCAGTTAGAAGTGTGCCGGAGCATAAACCTGTTAATTCATATGCG AATACTACTGTTGTGCAAACAGTTATGCAAACTCAACCGGCAACGACAGTGAGTGTTACTACCACTGCAGAAGAGACTAAACCGATTATCAGTGCACCTCCTGCATTACCTATTCAGCCGAGTTACACCGTTGCGATTGACAGCTCCacaaaaaatgtgaataatgaACAAGAAGGTATTTCAACTCAAAACATATCAGGACCAAGCACGCAAGTGCAGGCAGCGAGTCAGGTCAACTTTGCTAGCACTGCTGGTGGCTACGCACCAATCAATACAGCTCCTCATATGTTTTCGAATCAGCCTACCACCAATTTCACATCTG GCACTTATCAAGTGACTCCAAGCATTCCTGGTATGCCAACCATCCCCCTGATACCAACAACATTATCAACGAATATCACCAACCCTTATGAAGCTGCAACAGCACCGCTTGGATCAATCAATTTCCCAGGACAACAGAGGGAGCAGAATCCTCTCCACGGCGTGACTGCGATAAATGTGCCAGGATTGCAGAAAGAACAAAATCCAATACACGGCGTGACTGCAATTAATGTCCCAATGCAGAGAGAGCAGAATCCTGTCCATAGTGCAACCGTGGCTACTGGATTTAACGTGCCTCAGTCTCACATTGTGACGACACCTATCTCACTGCCGGGACTACCACCTATCACAGTCAGCGCCTCTTTGCCGAACCCTTCCTTCTACCCATCTGTTCTTCCAGAACAAAATCAATTACCACCTGGTATTAATACTACCACTGTCGCTCCGACGTTACCGTCATCAACGACCACGCAGTAA
- the LOC105670543 gene encoding uncharacterized protein, which translates to MDLFKIHCLLLDAALPSTIEDLKDPTEDYILNLLTEFLSKFSIDMNLIDQPIPEQLDVMTYYEDSDFINLINLYTVLTQVLDKIFLHNFCLTDITSPGQKRLKKQAKYLSNFVLYTMLKKSEFNDKMEEIQASSKLVKELRERKDQVLESISYKALQKGKKLSLIEKLKSDIQYMKSEKLSKKNLELEIIQNDVEKKNQKVKEHYNSLKTETEQLNKMILELQSEIVHSPEEYHSNLNKLETQKNLKEEERNAMQEAIQEKKQSIEKVEEILNFTQKMKKELLLLQDVYKELKNKKTKSNDIEKEIDLSNNMLSILQTKLAEHKDQVDTETNKLQSHQEKDLVPLLNLHKQLLSEKKAQKIKLNAAKICYNEKCLEKNELHADISKIEKETTALLSSCQEIFDKEVNEEEKLRQAANRH; encoded by the exons ATGGACTTGTTTAAGATTCACTGTCTTTTATTGGATGCAGCACTGCCATCAACTATTGAAGACCTCAAAGATCCAACAGAagattatattctaaatttgttGACAGAGTTcttgtcaaaattttcaattgataTGAACTTAATTGATCAG ccAATTCCAGAGCAACTTGATGTTATGACATATTATGAGGATTCTGATTTCATAAATCTGATAAATTTGTATACAGTTCTGACACAAGtacttgataaaatatttctacataattTTTGTCTTACTGACATCACCAGTCCTG GACAAAAACGGCTTAAAAAACAAGCAAAATATCTTTCcaattttgtgttatatacAATGcttaaaaaatcagaatttaatGATAAGATGGAAGAAATTCAAGCTTCATCTAAGCTAGTAAAAGAattaagagaaagaaaagatcaAGTTTTGGAGTCTATTTCTTATAAGGCTTTGCAGAAAGGAAAAAAGTTATCTTTGATAGAGAAg cTCAAGAGTGACATACAATATATGAAGTCAGAGAAACTTAGTAAGAAGAACTTAGaacttgaaataattcaaaatgatgttgaaaagaaaaatcagaAAGTTAAAGAACATTATAACTCTCTTAAGACAGAAACAGAGCAG ttGAACAAGATGATACTTGAATTACAATCAGAGATTGTACATTCACCAGAAGAGTAtcattctaatttaaataaactcgagacacaaaaaaatctaAAGGAAGAAGAACGCAATGCAATGCAGGAAGCTATTCAGGAAAAAAAACAGTCCATAGAAAAAGTAGaagagatattaaatttcacacaaaaaatgaaaaaggaaTTGCTTTTATTGCAAGATGTATATAAAGAGCTAAa aaacaAGAAAACTAAATCAAATGATATTGAAAAGGAAATTGATTTATCGAACAATATGCTATCCATATTGCAAACTAAATTAGCAGAGCATAAAGATCAAGTGGACActgaaacaaataaactgcAGTCGCATCAAGAGAAAGATTTGGTTCCATTGCTCAATTTGCACAAACAACTATTGAG tGAGAAAAAGGCAcagaaaatcaaattaaatgctGCCAAAATTTGCTATAATGAAAAATGCCTGGAGAAGAATGAATTACATGCAGACATTTCGAAAATAGAGAAGGAAACTACAGCTCTTCTTTCTTCATGCCAAGAGATTTTTGATAAGGAAGTTAATGAA gAAGAAAAACTACGGCAAGCTGCCAATagacattaa